A portion of the Sabethes cyaneus chromosome 3, idSabCyanKW18_F2, whole genome shotgun sequence genome contains these proteins:
- the LOC128743898 gene encoding cullin-1-like yields MFNVFFGRKASRKQEPETLRKQESETSRKQEPETSRNEQQVKLIIQSNQIKLERSQKLNETWTELVDDITQIYKQEQNLLPSSYIALYTKVYNYCVTAKETSAKPVMYGDRMAQWPEHLLHNRLKEFLEQYLLSSLESGIGLVDVEVLRFYTKRWEEYQFSSEVLDGACGYLNRHWVMRERQEGHKDVYEVYEMALVTWRENLLKNLNKPITSAVLKLIERERNGETINSRLISGVVNCYVKLGLNKDGADPEGQNLSVYKEGFENVFLEDTEMFYARESAEFLRQNPVTEYLKRVEQRLSEEEKRVRVYLHESTQKSLKEACERALIQNHLEQFNAEFQNLLDSNDRNSELQRMYSLMVRVPGGLVELKTILEAHIHNQGLAAIAKCAETALTDPRIFVQSILDVHKKYNDLVLTAFDNDSGFVTALDKSCGNFINRNAVTAASQSSGKSPELLAKYCDLLLKKSSKNPEEGELEDALNQMMIVFKYIEDKDVFQNFYSRMLAKRLVQYVSASDDAEASMISKLKQACGFEYTNKLQRMFQDIGISKRLNGKYKQHVKKMPQSAGNDIDFSILVLSSGSWPFKQGAACSVPFELEQSVHRFNEFYANQHSGRKLTWLYNLSRGELVTNCFRLQYTLQASTFQMAVLLQFNEQTTWTVQQLGENTTIKHDTLVQVLQLLLKAKLLTCSDGETDLQPGSCVELNTEFKNKKLRININFPLKVEQKVDQETTQRHIEEDRMMLTQAAIVRIMKMRKTLQHSQLIGEVLNQVSTRFIPKVTMVKKCIDILMQKEYIERLKDQKDVYSYVA; encoded by the coding sequence ATGTTCAACGTATTCTTCGGAAGGAAGGCTTCAAGAAAGCAGGAACCAGAGACTTTGAGAAAGCAGGAATCAGAGACTTCGAGAAAGCAGGAACCAGAGACTTCGAGGAACGAGCAGCAAGTCAAATTAATCATTCAAAGTAATCAAATTAAGCTGGAGCGGAGCCAGAAACTCAACGAAACCTGGACAGAGTTGGTAGATGATATAACTCAAATCTACAAGCAGGAACAAAATCTTTTGCCATCCAGTTACATTGCACTCTATACAAAAGTTTACAACTACTGCGTCACCGCTAAAGAAACGTCGGCAAAGCCAGTGATGTATGGCGACAGGATGGCGCAATGGCCAGAGCATCTGCTGCATAACCGATTGAAGGAGTTCCTTGAGCAGTATCTGCTCTCCTCGCTGGAGAGTGGAATCGGTCTTGTGGACGTGGAAGTACTCCGGTTTTACACGAAACGCTGGGAAGAATATCAGTTCTCTAGTGAAGTCCTAGACGGCGCTTGTGGCTATCTGAATCGACACTGGGTAATGCGAGAAAGGCAAGAAGGTCACAAGGACGTGTATGAAGTCTACGAAATGGCGTTAGTAACGTGGCGTGAAAACCTTCTCAAAAACCTAAACAAACCAATTACGAGTGCAGTGCTTAAGCTGATCGAGCGTGAACGTAACGGTGAAACGATTAATTCAAGGTTGATATCTGGCGTTGTGAATTGCTACGTAAAACTTGGTTTAAACAAAGACGGTGCGGATCCGGAAGGGCAAAATCTGTCGGTGTATAAAGAAGGCTTCGAAAATGTGTTTCTTGAGGATACTGAAATGTTTTACGCCCGAGAAAGCGCCGAATTCCTGCGGCAGAATCCGGTAACCGAGTACCTGAAGCGTGTGGAACAACGTCTAAGCGAAGAAGAAAAACGTGTGCGGGTGTATTTGCATGAAAGCACTCAGAAAAGTCTGAAGGAAGCGTGTGAGCGTGCTTTGATTCAGAATCACCTAGAGCAGTTCAATGCCGAATTTCAAAATCTGCTCGATTCCAACGACAGGAACTCCGAACTACAGCGAATGTATTCACTGATGGTACGTGTCCCCGGAGGCTTGGTTGAACTGAAAACTATTCTTGAAGCACACATTCACAACCAAGGATTGGCGGCCATCGCCAAGTGCGCCGAAACTGCCTTGACTGACCCGAGAATTTTCGTCCAGTCGATTTTGGACGTTCACAAAAAATATAACGATCTAGTCCTTACTGCATTCGATAACGATAGTGGTTTTGTGACCGCTTTAGATaaatcctgcggaaattttatAAATAGAAATGCAGTTACGGCTGCAAGCCAAAGCAGTGGTAAAAGTCCCGAGCTGCTTGCAAAGTATTGTGATCTGTTGTTGAAAAAATCCAGCAAGAATCCCGAGGAAGGTGAGCTTGAGGATGCTCTTAACCAAATGATGATAGTTTTCAAGTACATCGAAGATAAGGatgtatttcaaaatttctaCAGCAGAATGCTCGCCAAGCGTCTCGTCCAATACGTGTCTGCTAGTGATGATGCCGAAGCGTCAATGATTTCCAAACTTAAACAGGCGTGTGGCTTCGAGTACACGAATAAATTACAGCGAATGTTCCAAGACATAGGAATTTCAAAGCGTCTTAACGGAAAGTATAAGCAGCATGTGAAAAAAATGCCCCAATCTGCGGGGAATGACATTGATTTCAGTATTCTCGTTCTATCGTCTGGCTCTTGGCCATTCAAGCAAGGTGCTGCGTGTTCCGTACCGTTTGAGTTGGAACAGTCTGTCCATCGATTCAATGAATTCTACGCAAACCAACATTCCGGACGGAAGCTAACCTGGCTCTACAATCTGAGTCGCGGGGAACTTGTTACAAACTGCTTCCGATTGCAATACACTCTTCAGGCCAGCACGTTCCAAATGGCTGTTTTATTGCAGTTCAATGAGCAAACAACATGGACGGTTCAACAGTTGGGCGAAAACACAACCATCAAACACGATACTTTAGTTCAAGTACTTCAGCTACTGTTAAAAGCAAAGTTGCTCACCTGTTCGGACGGCGAAACCGATCTTCAGCCTGGCTCGTGCGTTGAACTGAATACCGAGTTTAAAAATAAGAAACTTCGAATCAACATAAACTTCCCGCTCAAAGTAGAGCAAAAGGTAGATCAGGAAACGACACAGCGGCACATCGAGGAGGATCGTATGATGCTGACACAGGCAGCAATCGTAAGGATTATGAAGATGCGCAAAACACTGCAGCACTCGCAGCTGATCGGTGAAGTGCTGAACCAGGTTTCGACCAGATTTATACCGAAGGTTACAATGGTAAAGAAATGCATTGACATTCTTATGCAGAAGGAGTACATCGAGCGCCTGAAAGATCAGAAAGATGTGTACAGCTATGTAGCTTGA